The Papaver somniferum cultivar HN1 chromosome 6, ASM357369v1, whole genome shotgun sequence genome segment GGGCCTagaagttgggctttggttccTTGATAGGTACTATCTCCTTTGATTGCTATAAGATCTTTTTCTCGCCCTCTTCATAGGCCATGACTGCCTGCGAAATGACTTTCTATGGTTCTTCCCCCgccttgatttccttagatttaTTCTTTTGTCGACGCTGTCTTGATCGCTTCTCTTCGTTTTGTTGAATATCAAGTTGCATACATTGTCTCGCTGCCTGAGGATCACCTATCACTTCAACAACTCCCCGATAAGTAGGGAACCTCAACCTTTGGTGGTAGGCGGAGGCTACCCCTTTGATGCTTGCGATCCAAGGTCGGCCGCCAATCACCTCATAAGGTGATACGAAATCTACAACGTAAAAGGTGGTAAGGGTATCCAAGTACCCCTCCCCATCTGAGACTTTGAGAGTTACTTCTCCCTTTGGTACGGTTACTGTCTCATTGAAGCCATAAATCCGATATGTTGAAGGAATTAAGATGTCATCAGATAGTTCCATCCTTTTGAACGTGTCATAAAAGAGGACTTCGACTGAACTCACACTTTCCACCAATATCCTTTTGACTCCCAATTTTTCAATGAGTAAAGTGATGACTAGGGGGTCTCCATGTGCTTGGCCATTCATCGGGACATCTATAACAGAAAAAGTGATCGGCTGCATCATCCAGGATTCCATAGGTAAAGTTATTTCCACACTAAAAATCTCTTTTCCAACCCGATCTCTCTTGTGAATTCGTGATGTAATGACAGTCCCCAAGTCGAATCCTTGTGTGGCCGAATGCGGGATGGTGTTACAGACGAACTGGGTGCCCCGGTCGATCCTTACCTGATGCACAGGGGCGTCGGGTACGTTGGGTGTCGATGTTGTTTGTTTAACAAAGTGATGCAAGTATCCGTCCCGAATCAAATGTTGGACGATGTCCTTTACTTCCCGACAATTGTTGGTCGAGTGACCTCGGTATTGTTGATAATGGAAAAACTCGAGATGGTTCCTTGTCTCGTCGAACTGTTTCCCTCTAGTTTCCGGGtatctgatgtcgcttctttTCTTTACTTCCttgaagatttcttctagtggtgcATTTAGGGGTGTGTAAGTTCTCGGCTCATGACGAGgcctctttcctttttctatccattcCTTCTTTCTCGAACATTGGTGTGGTGCCATCGGCCTCTTTTCTGACCGTTTTGAGTCCCCTTGAGGAGTTTCCCCTACTGCCGCGCTAGCTTCTTGCACTCATTTATCTTTTGCTCCTTCATGTATTTCCTCCAGCGCAATGTAGTGTTCCCGAATCTTTCTCGTCTCCTTCAATGTTTGCGGTTTCTTGGTGTACATGGCTATCCAGATGGGATCGAACTTCCATAAAGAATTCTCGAACCCGA includes the following:
- the LOC113290995 gene encoding uncharacterized protein LOC113290995, producing MVMKLARDGEDDKLAEPITFSVIDVPMNGQAHGDPLVITLLIEKLGVKRILVESVSSVEVLFYDTFKRMELSDDILIPSTYRIYGFNETVTVPKGEVTLKVSDGEGYLDTLTTFYVVDFVSPYEVIGGRPWIASIKGVASAYHQRLRFPTYRGVVEVIGDPQAARQCMQLDIQQNEEKRSRQRRQKNKSKEIKAGEEP